TGTCAAGAAGTTTAATCCATTTAGAATGTTTGCATAATGAACCAATGAGCAAGACCATGACATGGACATCTTCGTTGTAGCTCTCTAAATTGCTTCTATGCCTCATTAATGATATGCCATCCTATTGACAAAAACTCATTACATCCATTCTTAGCTTAGCAGTTTTTGCTAGTGGAAAATATTTGTTTAAGAATGAATTCGACAAATATAGTAGTTTTTGCCAGTGGAAAATATAGTAAAAGTATTAGATGGATGTGATTGCAACCAAACCTTTGCTTTGTCCCTTAATAAAAATGGAAACAACCTCAGTCGAATTGCATCTTCGCTTACCCTATTGAGCTTAATAGTATTGGAAATTTCGAGAAAAGTAGCAAAATGAGAGTTAGGGTCCTCGGTAGTATCACCTCTAAATTGAGATACCTGCATCATTTGTATTAGTGTAGGTTTAATGTCAAAGTTATTAGCAATTATCGTGGGCGTGCAATGTTTGTTTGAAGACCATTCCCTTTGAGCAGCGCAAAATCCCTTAGTAATCTCCTATGTGCctcttctgcaatttgctctATTTGAGCTAACTCAATGCAGAGTGCACCTCCTTGTTGCTCTACTGTGGTTTCTTGTAGTGCGAGTCTCCTTATTCTCCTTAAAGTCCTCTCCATTTCTGAATCTAGAGGTAAAATTGTCTACAAGGCTCGATGCATACACTACAAGCAAGCCAAAATGATAATTCAATACAAATTCTACCCAATTGATATACAATCACTTCAATAAAAGCAATCTTTTACATAACAAGTTATATACAAATTTTTATTACAATTAAAGTCTAGATTAATAAAGATTATTTGGTCCTAATATTGATGTGCTAAAACAACCTAATGTTTTGGAATAATTCTTCTAAAGTTAACTACAAGGTTCCTTATCtcttctccaagaagcttctccaaaagatttttcttcaatcaagaCAAATTGGGTGATTGACATAAAGTGACAATAAGATAACAAAAGTTGATATTTTGACTCCAAACAGTAGCTGTCAAAATGTCATAGCCATTGCAGAAAAGGAGGTTGGAAAGTTGGCTGCAAGTTGTGCAACTTGAAAAGGTTTCTTCTCAAATATCTAATGCAGTATCCAACTCGAATTTCACTAAACGACACAGTGTATTGCTCAATACTCTTGCTATTGAAAACCTTTTAACGAGTATTTGGTGCGATATCTAGCTCGGCTCCCTAGGGGTGAGCAAACGGTGCATATTCGATAATTCAGGTATATGAATTCGGTAAATTCGGTTATTGGACTTATAGAAATTTAAACCACTTCAAATTCGAATTCCAGGATACTCGAATTCATTTCAATTCCGAATTTGAATTCGGAAATGGTAATGAATTCGGGTTAACCGAATTCAATGATTAatttacaaacttataatttacaatgattaataataagtaatattagttacaaacttacaaattacaatgattagtaataagtgatattagttacaaacttataatttacaataATTACTGATAAGTTACtaagttacaaacttatgatttatttcaaatcaaaatacaaTTTATTTACTTACTTATGTTACTGTGTAGTTGTATACACAATGTCACTTATTTACTTATAAATTACAACGTATGTAATATATTATACTTACATTTATTCTTATTTCTTATATagcttttttggaaaaatatgcAAATCATTTAATTTGCTTTTAATAGTGGAAGCTAATACACAaatacattgatttgcaattcatatgCATTCACTTAGACTGTTTAATTGTCTTGTCTATGCTTAAAGccttaagattagtgaatatagaatatgaatttttatgttgaatatgtaatgtaattTTAGAGCACACTAATACTTGCAAATTACAAGTTACGCATTCAaatatcaataattcaaacatgaatgatATACCAAATTACCGATATCTAAATTCTAATTCctaattatgtttattgtttaatatttagtattatacctctacttattaattattatctaattctagtcatgtataaaataataagtattatagttatgTTATGTAttgttgtatatttgtattattatagtcatataacaattaacaaatactaaaatagtaTATTGTACAtcattttatattattattatcataagtacatgataatatcatatactaactattattaatagcatttacctatataatataataatatgttagtagtatatactaatactaaatagcatttatctatatattatataattttataaactaatttGGTATTCGAATGCGGTAATAAGGTACCCGATTTCATTTTACCGaatttgaattcgaaatcggttattaccaaattcataatctcattacttatttcataccatattagaattcggtgaattcggtaAATATTGCTTTTctaccaaattaccaaattaaatttgaatttgagtATGAATTCGGCACGTTCCAAATTTGCTCACCCCTACAGCTCCCTCTATTTGGCACTGGATGTTTTCTCAGAATCCGGTACAGCCAAGTGTAAATAGCGCTGGATACCGtgttcctacaagaaatcaaaGAGTAAACTTTTCTCTGCTTTGCACAATTCTCCACAATTGCTGAATAACATCAGTTAATTATCACGTAACATCAAAATAGCCATTCTAATGATAATTTCAAGCCCAAATTAATCACAATTCATCCAAAATATGCACAAAACATCTGACAAAATATACATCTGTCAACCACTGAAATTGGCACAAATTTTTCgagtaaaggaaaaaaagtaaaGGCAAGCAAATGAAAAATTGGACATGGATATTGTTGAAACTTTGAAAATAAATAGAAGCAGCCGATAATAGTTCTATTTTTAAGTTcataatattgcattcaacgtcttgaatattaattttattatttgaaaataaaaattggacagtatttatattattttttaaatctatatagttttaatatatttttactttagtatatttagttaaatataatggATACCCATTGAATACTAGATTTATGAGGATTTGAGTTTGAATTTGCTTTTTTCAGACTCATAAAGATTTGGATCTAACAAAATTTAAGAgctttggatttggatcaaAAGATACAATCCAGACCTTACCCATTCACGTGTCGGGTCATTGACATAAGCAAAATCCGATTGGGAAGTTTTCGTAAGTATTTACACAAGTAGGCTGCAACATCGTAAACTTTATATGGCATTTGTTTCAAACCCTAGAGTTCTTCGGACATAGAATTCCCATAGAACAAGAAACAGAAGTTCTATAAACCTAGGTCCCATCAAATCCGATAACAAGAAACGAATAGCGATTCAAGTCTAATTAGCATGGGTTCAAAAAAATACATTGGTTCAAGAGGAAGCAAACCATCGTCATCAGGGCTGCCAAAAGTTTCAGGTTTAAGGCTACAGCAAGAAAACATGCCTCATCTTCCACAGGAAATAATAAATTCTGAAATCCTTCCCCGGCTTCCAGTCAAATCACTGTTGAGATTCAGATGCGTAAATAAGCTCTGGAATTCTACGATAGTTGATCCGAGATTCAATCGTCACAATGCTAGATCTATGGCAGTTTTCATGTCAGCAGACCTTCGCGCCTACCTACCCTCCCTAAAATTGCCTTGGTTGCAATCCATTGAAAAATTGCCTGGGTTGAAATTCACTGATGAGGAAGGCTCCATCCAACGATTCCCTTTGGTGAAACTCGTGAGGGATAACAAAGGGTTTATTGGGGGTTCGTGCAATGGTTTATTGCTTGTGATTCTTGGATCTTCTTTCTATTTGTGGAATCCATCGACTGCATACTTTTGCCACGTGCTGGAACTAGATTATCTAGATGGTCTTGCGTCTGTAAGCATTACAGGGTTATGCTATGACTCGTCCTCTGAGGATTATAAAGTAGTTGTACAGCTTAAGCTTCCGGTGAAGAATTTtggcaaatctgtcttggtagcTGCTTTGAAAGACAAACGTTGGAAAGGGTTGAAGTTTCCTCATAGTGGTTGGGGTCGAGGACGGGCAGTTCTTTGCAATGGAATTCTGCACTGGGAATGGGATGTTTACAGACCTGATATGGTAAATAGTAAGAGGATTATTGGTTTTGATCCAAAGACTGATCAAATCGTTGAGGTTCCATTGCCTCAGTGCAAGAATAGGGAAGACAGTGTGATACTTGGTCTGGGAATTATAGAATGCTATCTTTGTACGGTTCAATGGGATAATCCCAGTTATTTTAAGGGGAATTTTCAGTTAATGGTGATGAAAGAGTATGGTGTCAAAGAATCGTGGACTCCCATATTTGAAATAGTGCGAGAATTTCCTGCATTATTAATTTCTAGCCGGATGATCCCTTTGATGCTTAATAAAAATGGTGAACTGTTAATGATCATCAACTACCAAAGGATTGTTAGTTACAATCCACGAACAGCTGAATACAAATCCATACTACCTAGCACACGGTTTGTAGCGTATTCAGCTGATGTATTTGTCGAAAGTTTAATTTCCCCTGCTGGCTATGATTGGAAGAAAACGCTTTAAGCAGCCCATAATCTGGTCGGTCAATTATTTACTGAGATTATGCAGAGGAGCGAAAACGAGAGCTGTTAATTTAGGAAAGTGTTTGATGAGATAAAATCCTCCATCTACATGTGATCATCTTCTATTTGGTAGTTTATTATAGCATGGTAGCTCAACACCGGGataaattttcaatgattttaaGTAGGTTGTAGCAGTATATGTCATTTTTCTC
This portion of the Coffea arabica cultivar ET-39 chromosome 2e, Coffea Arabica ET-39 HiFi, whole genome shotgun sequence genome encodes:
- the LOC113729312 gene encoding F-box protein CPR1-like, with translation MGSKKYIGSRGSKPSSSGLPKVSGLRLQQENMPHLPQEIINSEILPRLPVKSLLRFRCVNKLWNSTIVDPRFNRHNARSMAVFMSADLRAYLPSLKLPWLQSIEKLPGLKFTDEEGSIQRFPLVKLVRDNKGFIGGSCNGLLLVILGSSFYLWNPSTAYFCHVLELDYLDGLASVSITGLCYDSSSEDYKVVVQLKLPVKNFGKSVLVAALKDKRWKGLKFPHSGWGRGRAVLCNGILHWEWDVYRPDMVNSKRIIGFDPKTDQIVEVPLPQCKNREDSVILGLGIIECYLCTVQWDNPSYFKGNFQLMVMKEYGVKESWTPIFEIVREFPALLISSRMIPLMLNKNGELLMIINYQRIVSYNPRTAEYKSILPSTRFVAYSADVFVESLISPAGYDWKKTL